The region GAGATAACCTTCTTTCACCATGCGCCGCAGCACCAGGCGTTGCCGCGCTTTGGCGCGGTCGAAGTGTGAAAAGGGATTCAGGCTTTGCGGCGAGTTGAGAATACCCGCCAGCATCGCGGCTTCCGGCACGCTCAGGTCGGCGGCAGATTTGTTGAAATATTGTCGCGCGGCGTCTTCAACGCCATGCGCTGCGCCGCCGAAGTAGATAAGATTGCAGTAGGCTTCCAGAATTTCCTTTTTGCTGAACGTCGCCTCGAGCTGCAAGCTGATAAGAATCTCTTTCAATTTCCGGCCAAAACTTTTTTGAAAGCTGAAGAAAAGATACTTTGAGAGTTGCTGGGTGATGGTGGACCCGCTTTGCAGCGGATGGCCGGCGAGGCTGCGGTAGGCGCCGCGCAGCAAACCGAGCTTATCAATGCCCCTGTGCCGGTAGAAATCGCCGTCTTCGGTGGCAATGACCGCGTTGAGAAAATTGGGGCTGATTTTGTCGAGGGAAACATACGTGCGGCCGCCCAAACGTTGCACCAGCGTGCCGTCCGCCGCATAAATCTCGGTTGGCCGCGCATAGACCAGGCTGCGCAAATCGTTGGGGATGTAGGGCAGGTCGCTCAACACGACGAAAAAAAGCGCCATGCCGAGCAGGATCAAGCTGGCGACAACCAACATCAAACTATAGAGGATTTGGGCTCGCATGATCGCCTGCTTTCATGATGAAATCGGTTGTCCATTCCTCCGGGAGATAGTAAATGATCGCGCGGCCGTCATCGAGCGCAAAAGCGGTTTCCACGAAGCCTGCTGTAACGCGATTTGAAAATCCCACGCGCACGAGGTAAGTGCTGGGGTCGGTCAACACCGGCAACTCCTTGATCATCTCCGCGCGTTCATCATAAAATTTGCGATCCAAAACTTCGAAGAATTCTTCTGCACTCAACACCCGGCCCGCAAAGCGCGCAACTGTGCGCACGTCAATTTCGCGCTCCTTGCCATGATTGGCGATCATTTCGATCTGATCGTTCGGTAGCGAGGTTTGATACAACACCTGGTGGTTGGCATCGAGCAAAAATAAATCGAGGCGATCGGCATAGCGATTGATCGTGACGTTCGTCACATTGCGTTCGCGATTGAAGCTCACCATGTTGCCGGTGGGCACGAGCAGCGGCCGGAAGATGGCGGGCAGTTCGCGATAGATCAAGCCGAACTGCTCCGGCGGCAATTCCGTGCGCGCGCTGGCAGCAGTGAAATTCACCAACTCTTCGAATTTCGAAATGCCGGCGATCAGACTCAATTGCTCGCGCCGCACTTGCGTGATTTTTTCGAGATTGGTGTTGGCCACCAAACGGTTCTGATCTTCCTGCCAACTGCGCCCGATTTTTTCCCTGCCGGTGTTGTGCCATACGAGATAACGGCCGAGCGCACGCTCGACGAGATTGAAACCCGCCTCGCCCACGAGAATGAGCAGCGCAAAGCTTCCGACCCAAAGCCAGGTCGTACGCACATGCTTGCGGTATTCTAAAGTTATTTCGGACATGATCTCAAAAATGAATCTTTATTTTTTGTATTGAACGGTGCCACCGTGATTACTGTTTTAAGAGATGGTAGTTTTAAAGTCACATCATCCAAGCGTCTTTTGCGGTTTAAGTTTGTGAGTAGGCATAATACCCGGGACTTCACAAGATTCGTCTGAGTGATGCTTCAGGAGAGTACTCCTACAAATTATGTGATGTGTGCTAAATTGCTTCCACGGCTTCGCGCCGCAACCATCCCACTTTGCCATCGGCTAGGCGTACCCGCGCCCATTGGCCGCTTTCTTCTTGCAACTGAAACTTGGCGCCCTCGTGCAAAATAAAAGCTTCCGTTGCCTCCGCGTCCGGCGCGCTGTGCACAATGACCCGTTTTTGCAAAACGATGCCATAGCGCTCGGTGCGCTGCTGATAGAACAGCGTTGCAAAAATCAATGCAAAAAGCAGCCCGGCTGCGCCCGCGCCCCACGCCACCCGCCGGCCCAGGCGCTGCCAGCTTCTGTTGCCGGCAATGAGATTCGCAGTCAAACCAAGAAACATCAAGATCCAAAAAATCAAACCGAACAGCGCCACTTGCTGCAGCGAAAAGACATTGAGCGCCGCGTCAATCCACACGACGATAAGCGAGCGCGGCGGTTCGGGAATGTGATCTGTGATCGCCAGGTTCGCGAGATCGAGATTGAATCGAACATCCTCACTCCGGCGATTACGTTGCAACGCGCGTTCGTAATTCAAAATCGCCTTGCCGTGTTGGCGCAGCTTGAAATACGCGTTGCCGAGATTATAATAAACCTGCCAATTTTCCTTGCCCAGCGCCAAAATTTTTTCATAGGTAGCCGCGGCTTCAGCATATTGTCCGGCTTGAT is a window of Cytophagia bacterium CHB2 DNA encoding:
- a CDS encoding tetratricopeptide repeat protein, with product MKKTAIPKISPTEKTIPQKKVLRHRTSVGFPLLWAFVGFLCTFAPMRIFADEAASLFQQGNQQYQAGQYAEAAATYEKILALGKENWQVYYNLGNAYFKLRQHGKAILNYERALQRNRRSEDVRFNLDLANLAITDHIPEPPRSLIVVWIDAALNVFSLQQVALFGLIFWILMFLGLTANLIAGNRSWQRLGRRVAWGAGAAGLLFALIFATLFYQQRTERYGIVLQKRVIVHSAPDAEATEAFILHEGAKFQLQEESGQWARVRLADGKVGWLRREAVEAI